One Hemibagrus wyckioides isolate EC202008001 linkage group LG09, SWU_Hwy_1.0, whole genome shotgun sequence DNA segment encodes these proteins:
- the LOC131359125 gene encoding putative E3 ubiquitin-protein ligase UBR7, protein MDVNKRQEATSSMDEVEDEELCEALAVLSGSDPDKCSYPRGYVKRQAVFACSTCTGEDMEPAGVCLACANTCHDGHNIYELYTKRNFRCDCGNSKFGSFKCTLIPDKEGRNIKNVYNHNFFGHYCSCDRPYPDEDDKVGEAMIQCILCEDWYHSKHLGCAVVDSEELLEMVCESCMNSAPFLWTYAAYFACPPVTNLSLCREDEDDTVAGNKEEKDAMLPSCSNCHDGPSTSKDCQKEAMLTSNGIKAVNHKRTREEMERCPAKCQSETAPCKLKELKAKGLVRPRVGAVFWPYDWRIKLCTCTNCKRSYVEAGIQFLMDESDTVLAYENQGEALLEEDLLMSCLSSLDHVQQLEIIYQYNDMKSELREFLQQFADQGKDVTPEAIHKFFEELQSRKRRRTSAGQYYCS, encoded by the exons ATGGATGTAAATAAAAGACAGGAGGCCACTAGCTCCATGGATgaggtggaggatgaggagCTGTGTGAAGCTCTCGCCGTTTTGTCTGGAAGTGATCCGGATAAGTGTTCATATCCTCGG GGATATGTGAAACGACAGGCTGTGTTTGCTTGCAGTACCTGCACAGGTGAGGACATGGAGCCGGCTGGAGTCTGCCTGGCCTGTGCTAACACCTGCCACGATGGCCACAACATCTATGAACTGTACACGAAAAG GAACTTTCGCTGTGATTGTGGTAACAGCAAGTTTGGCTCGTTTAAATGCACACTGATCCCT GACAAAGAGGGACGAAACATCAAGAACGTTTATAATCACAATTTCTTTGGCCATTATTGCTCTTGTGACAGACCTTATCCTGATGAGGATGATAAG GTTGGTGAAGCAATGAttcagtgtattctctgtgaaGACTGGTACCACTCAAAG CATCTGGGTTGTGCAGTCGTGGATTCGGAGGAGTTattggagatggtgtgtgagagttgtaTGAACAGCGCTCCCTTCCTTTGGACTTATGCTGCCTATTTTGCAT GCCCTCCAGTAACCAACCTGAGTCTCTGtagagaggatgaggatgatacTGTGGCTGGaaataaagaagagaaagaTGCAATGTTGCCTTCATGCAGTAATTGCCATGATGGGCCCTCCACAAGTAAAGACTGTCAGAAGGAAGCGATG CTCACCAGTAATGGAATTAAAGCTGTAAACCACAAGAGGACGCGTGAGGAGATGGAGAGGTGTCCTGCGAAGTGCCAGTCTGAAACTGCACCATGCAAACTGAAGGAGTTAAAGGCCAAAGGCTTGGTGAGGCCAAGGGTGGGGGCAGTGTTCTGGCCGTATGACTGGCGGATCAAGCTTTGCACTTGCACAAACTGCAAG AGATCGTACGTGGAAGCTGGTATTCAGTTCCTGATGGATGAGTCAGACACTGTGCTCGCATACGAGAATCAGGGCGAGGCATTGCTGGAGGAAGACCTGCTCATGTCCTGCCTCAGCTCCCTGGATCATGTCCAGCAGCTGGAGATCATTTATC AGTACAATGATATGAAATCAGAGCTACGAGAGTTCCTTCAGCAGTTTGCTGACCAGGGAAAG GATGTGACCCCTGAGGCTATCCACAAGTTTTTTGAAGAGCTTCAGTCAAGGAAAAGGAGACGGACCAGTGCTGGGCAGTATTACTGCAGCTGA
- the ttc8 gene encoding tetratricopeptide repeat protein 8 produces MEVTLSMDPLFLAWSYFRRRKYQKCSDLCTKVLEENPYDQAAWSLKTRALTEMVYIDEVDVDQEGIAEIMLDESAIAQVARPGTSLRLPGTSQGGGGPTPAVRPMTQSGRPITGFVRPSTQSGRPGTMEQAIRTPRTANTARPVTSASGRFVRLGTASMLTHPDGPFINLSRLNLAKYAQKPNLSKTLFEYIFHHENDVKNALDLAALATEHAQFKDWWWKVQLGKCYYRLGLYREAEKQFRSALNHQEFVDTYLYLAKVYQRMDQPITALSLFKQGLDHFPGEVTLLTGIARIHEEMNNITSATEYYKDVLKQDNTHVEAIACIGSNHFYTDQPEIALRFYRRLLQMGVYNCQLYNNLGLCCFYAQQYDMTLSSFERALALVSSDEEQADIWYNIGHVAVGIGDLTLAYQCFKLALAFNNDHAEAYNNLAVLELRKGHIEQAKAFLQTAASLAPHMYEPHFNFAVLSDKVGDLQSSYMAAQKSEDAFPEHVDSQQLLKTLRQHFAVL; encoded by the exons ATGGAAGTGACGTTATCTATGGATCCTCTATTTCTTGCATGGAGTTATTTCAGGAGAAGGAAGTACCAGAAATGTTCAGATCTTTGCACGAAGGTGTTGGAGGAAAATCCGTACGACCAG GCAGCTTGGAGCCTGAAGACAAGGGCCCTGACTGAGATGGTGTATATTGATGAAGTGGATGTTGACCAGGAGGGCATTGCAGAAATAATGTTGGATGAAAGTGCCATTGCACAAGTAGCAC gacCTGGAACATCACTGAGGCTGCCTGGAACAAGCCAGGGTGGAGGAGGACCTACTCCAGCTGTCAG ACCCATGACCCAGTCAGGACGTCCCATTACAGGATTTGTAAGGCCCAGCACTCAGTCTGGTAGACCAGGGACAATGGAGCAAGCCATCAGAACACCTCGAACTGCAAACACTGCTCGTCCAGTCACTAGTGCTTCTGGGAGATTTGTCCGATTGGGCACG GCTTCTATGTTAACACATCCGGATGGACCATTTATAAACTTGTCCAGGTTAAATCTTGCAAAGTATGCACAGAAACCAAATTTATCCAAG ACcttatttgaatacatttttcaCCACGAGAATGATGTCAAAAAC GCTTTGGACCTAGCTGCACTCGCTACGGAGCATGCACAGTTCAAGGATTGGTGGTGGAAAGTCCAACTTGGGAAGTGTTATTATAG GCTTGGTTTGTATCGTGAAGCTGAGAAACAATTCAGATCAGCCCTCAATCATCAAGAGTTTGTAGACACTTACCTCTACCttgcaaaa GTATATCAGCGAATGGATCAACCCATAACTGCCTTGAGCCTTTTTAAACAAGGCCTGGACCATTTCCCAGGAGAAGTGACTTTGTTGACTGGGATTGCTCGCATTCATGAG GAGATGAACAACATCACTTCGGCTACAGAGTATTACAAAGATGTCTTAAAGCAGGACAACACACATGTGGAGGCCATTGCCTGCATAGGAAGCAACCATTTCTATACAGATCAGCCAGAGATCGCCTTGCGTTTCTACAG ACGGTTGCTGCAGATGGGTGTATATAACTGCCAACTCTACAATAATCTGGGACTGTGCTGCTTTTATGCTCAGCAGTATGACATGACTCTGTCTTCATTTGAGAGGGCATTAGCCCTGGTTTCCAGTGATGAGGAGCAGGCTGATATCTGGTATAATATTGGACATGTTGCAGTG GGTATTGGTGACTTGACGCTAGCTTATCAGTGTTTTAAACTAGCTTTGGCATTTAACAATGATCATGCAGAAGCTTACAACAActtagcagtgctggagctACGCAAAGGCCACATTGAGCAG GCAAAAGCCTTTTTGCAAACAGCTGCTTCTCTCGCTCCCCATATGTATGAACCACATTTCAACTTCGCTGTACTGTCAGATAAG gTGGGTGATCTTCAGAGTAGTTACATGGCTGCCCAGAAGTCAGAAGATGCTTTTCCTGAACATGTGGACTCACAACAGCTCCTGAAGACTCTCAGACAGCACTTTGCTGTGCTCTGA